From Zea mays cultivar B73 chromosome 3, Zm-B73-REFERENCE-NAM-5.0, whole genome shotgun sequence:
ATGAAGTAATGCTTTGTTTGCTTCttcatggaaacaaaaaattATTTGGCAAACACTAAACAATTCGTGAACTTATTTGGCCTCTACTAATGAATTCATTTGTGGTTCTGAAACATGTTAACAATGCCAGCTATCATAAAAAATCCCATCTGATGTATAAACCACTGGGTCTGCAGTACTGGGTTCTAGTGTGAATAATTGGACCTATATACAAGATACCGGCAGGATATTGAATGATTAGTTTCTTTGATATTTATGAAAGTGGACCCCTAATTACATTGGCTTACAATATCCTTTTCAAAGATGTTAATAAACTGTCAGATGGGATTATCTTTGGCAAATTTATGGGCTTGTGGACCATAACCATAACATCTGACTTTGGCAAACCAACTACATATTTTACTTTCTGTGTACACACAATGCTTGTAAGTTGTAAACCAGAATTTTGTTGTTGTGGAATCGTGGAGGAACTTCCATTTCCATTCATTTTTGCATGTGTTCCATTGAAGCATGAGGCTTTTGAAATCCTTGGTTCTATGTATAGTTCTGTACATTGCTGATAGTTCATCTTGTTTTAGCCCTGCTGAACAGTTCTAGTTTAAAACACTAATTTGCATTTAACACGTGCTCCATGGGAGACTGAAACATTAGCTTTAGAAACTCTTGATTTTGTCTGTAAGTGTAATtgttttgaagacaagaaacataAAAATACAAGTTAGTTGATCTTGTCTTAGACCTTATGTAGATATTGCTAGTTAACTTCTGGCACTTCTATTGGCAGATCTGTGAAGACATTTACATATGAGTCACTGAACAACATTGCAAGGTTCATAAATGGAATGTCAGCACTCCTATTGACACTATTACCTGGAAAAGGCAACATTTTAGAAGGGATAAATGGCTGGGAACTTAAGCCAGCACTCCGTGGGCCGCGTCTTCCTCGTTGGATGGAAAGGTAGTCTAATTTTCTTCACAACACTTCCATTAAGGTAGAAATTTATGGATATGATGTGTTTGTAGCATTGAGAAACATCCAATACTTAAAACCAAGCAGATAAATAGCGAGTATTTATTCCTTAAGCACAATTTCTTTACATGCATTTGAATCCACATGACCTGTTGTTGCATATTCTCTACGAGTTACTTCCTCCCATTGAGAACTATTGTTGGTTGATGCAGAGCTTTGGATAGACTCTATATCAATATTGAGACATGGTAAATGATGTGGTCCAGTTTGTTTCCAATGCATACTAAATTATTTACGTGAAATATTTTAGCCTGGTGAAATATCCCATCGCCCTGTATATTTATGTTTCCTTTTATTATTAGTATTATTATTTAGTGCTGGATAATCTAACTAGTATATGCTTTGTTTTCTTAGGTAACATAGTTTTACTCTGTTCTGACAACTTCATTCCTTCTTTTGAACATAGTGGGGTATCTTCGTTTAATGAGTTCATCCATGAACTTTCTGTTGATTCTGATGCTGATTCAATTGCTGACTCTGTCGCTGGGGACGATGATCATGAAGAGTTTGTCTGCCCTCCGTCTCCATTGTCCCAAAGTTCACGGTTATCACATGCAAGCAGCTTTGGTAGACATGATCGTCGACTCAGGAGACATATCAGATATGCAGTTTCTTGGATACTATGGCCATTgagattctttgtttctttaatATTCATTTTGTTCAATGCCATTAAATTTCGGATGGTAAGATCAACTGCTAAAGGTGCTGAAACTCCTCACCTCTCAAGAACTGGTCTTGCCAAGAAATCATTTCATATAAGGGACCAGTTTCTCCAACGCACAACTGATAGGAGGCGTGGAGTTTTTGAGGTAGTAATTGAGAACTGAATTTCCTTTCATCTGTTTATCTACTTTCGGTGACAAGTTAGGATAATTTGAATCTTTCACGTATCTAACATTCGTCGACATACTTCTTTTTGCATAGGATCTGCATCTGGCAATTGAGATTTTCATCGAATCAGTCTTTGACATCGTTCACAAAGCAGCACATTATATTCTTTCTCCTTCAGAAGTGTGGCAGAACCTGTTTTGCTGGATTCAAGGAAGTGGTCATGATACTAGTTCTGTCGTTGATGTATTGACTGCTAATGTTGGCAGTGATAATCCTGTTCCAACAGAGAGGAAGACTGTGTATCGTCATTCTCTGAACACAGATTCCCGGACATGTGAAGATGTTATTACTGAGCTTGGGTGAGAAACTCTGTTCCTTTTTATTTATGCTATGTTTCGAGCCACGGGTTGAGTTATCAAATAGCTGTAGTATCATAAGACATATATGTGACTTCTGATACTATTGCTGGGTAGCGAAAGGGCCTCtaactgagttggttaggtggtctgaataGGGTTAAAAAATCCCCCCGTCTTGAGTTCGACTCCCCATGGGAGCGACAGGCTGGGTTTAAAAAAAAATTCCTCATCCGTCCCATGCCAAAGTACAGAACTACATATCTAAGGTCTGGCCTCGGTTGCGGTCGTTCTCACATGTGCTACAGTACCGCTGTATATGAGTGGGGCAGGGTTTCGGGGCATTTCTCGACTTGCATGAGAAGATTTTCATCTTAATGTAATGCCCGGGGGTTGTCTTACCCTGCAGGTCGAGTTTTATACTACGGCTGGGTATTTTGTTGTGAAATGCTACCTGTCATCATATAGTAGATAATAGATATATCAACCTGATTATAAAAACTCAGAAGTATATTTAGTCAAACATTATTTGTTATTGAGAATGGCATTATTTACATCACTTACTGAATTTTTCTCATGTGGTTCGTTCAGGTATCCTTTTGAGGCTATAAAGGTTGTTACTTCAGATGGGTATGTCGTGTTACTGGAGAGAATTCCAAGGTGAAAATCGTTGACTTTCTCGTGTTATTTTATTTCCTGATATTTATGGATTAAAACTTGATGCATTACCTTTTTAGGCGTGATTCGCAGAAGGTTGTTTTGTTGCAACATGGAATATTGGACTCATCTATGGGGTGAGTGATGGCCAAATTACTCTATTGGCAATGTTATTGACATTCCACACAAGTGACATTTGCTTCAGTTTTGTGTGTTTCTGATTTTTTTTGCTGATACCCTTTTCTACCATCTGTATGATCCAAACTTATAGTTTCGCCACTTTGCGAGCATGTTATATCATCTATTGTTTCAAAAAAAGTTGTATTGAGTTGTCTAATTGTATGGACAGTCAGACAATGTAGGACCTCTAACAAATGGCAAGATCGTCTATACTACTAGGCTTAGCTATTATAGCTGTTTCCTTGTTTATGGGTACTGATTAGTAAATAGCCAAAAGTTAAAAGTATGATGCAGCGCAGTAGATGTCTTTATTGAAATTAGCACATTGATTGATCAAGAATGTTGTTAATTGTTAACTTGTGTATGGCATTTTTGCCTTTGTCTAAAACATCCCTGACCACTATCACCTCGTGAACTTCTGACCTGTGAGCAGAGAATGTTGTTTTCTTTGTGTAATTATTGCTTTTAGTCAATAGCGTTTTTTCTGGTTTAGAATGCTGATATTTAGCAACTGTCCTTAACCAGTTATGCATTTAACTGTTTTTTTACTCCCTTTGGTGACTTTGATGTCCATGTGTCTTTGGCTAACAAGAGTTCATTGAAGTTAGACATGGGCATTATAATCATATAAATTACTTTATATGTTTAGCTTTCTAAAACCTCTGTTTATAACTGTGTTTGCTTATCAGTGGTTTCCTATGAATTAAGCATTTAATTCTGAAAGCACAGTTTATATTTGAATTTTTTAATGCTATATTGAAAATAGAGTTCAAGACTGCTGGACTGCTGAAATGATAAAGTTAATACAATTAATTTCGATCATTGGGGAAACTTTGAGTTAAAAATAGTTTACCTGGACTTTAGTTGAAAGCAGTTTATTTTGTGTGTACGATATAGTTTTTAGTCTTGTTTGGCCCTCATCCATTATCTTGTCATTTATCTTTTCAGCTgggtgtcaaatggtgttgttggCTCACCAGCATTTGCAGCTTATGATCAAGGTCAGTAACAGAAGCAGGATGTAATGTCCTCTTAGTGATGTGAATTAACTGCACTCTTTAATGTAGGTTATGATGTTTTCCTTGGAAATCTTCGTGGCTTGGTCTCAAGGGAGCATATAGATAAAAGTATTTCCTCCTACAAGTAAGTTAAGCTCCTGTGTATGTTTGGTCACTTTCTTCACTGTAATTGCTTATATGTGTTCACCTTTCCATCTTTGCCAGATACTGGAAATATTCTGTTAATGAGCATGGGACTAAAGATATGCCAGCAATTATTGAGGAAATTCACAAGATCAAAATATCGGAACTTGGCAAAAGTCAGCCTCAATCAGCAGAGGGGACAGGAGATCAAAATGATAAGTTAAAAAGTTTGGAAGTACAGGCTTCACAGGAAGACAGTATAGAAGACCAACCCTACAAGCTTTGTGCTGTATGTCACAGCCTGGGTGGTGCAGTTATGCTGATGTATGTGGTTACTTCAAGGATCACACAAAAGCCCCACAGATTGTCTAGACTGGTCCTGCTATCTCCTGCAGGTTTTCATGAGGATTCCAATGTGGTATTCAGTATGGTAGAgaagctcatcttgtttgttggtcCAGTGCTTGCACCACTTATTCCTGGACTTTACATACCAACTCGGTTCTTTAGGATGCTTCTGAACAAATTAGCAAGGGATTTCCACAATTATCCAGCTTTGGGTGGACTTGTCCAGACCCTTATGGGCTATGTCGTTGGCGGTGACAGTTCAAATTGGGTAGGAGTGCTCGGTTTGCCCCACTACAACATGGATGACATGCCTGGTGTGTCATTTCATGTTGCGCTTCACCTTGCCCAGATAAAGAGGGCAAAGAAGTTCCAAATGTATGACTACGGTAGCTCTGCAGCAAATATTGAAGCGTACGGAACACCGGAACCATTGGACTTGGGAGCTCATTATGGTCTCATTGACATTCCTGTGGACTTAGTCGCTGGGCAGAGGGACAGAGTTATCTCACCATCCATGGTAAAGAAGCACTACAAGCTGATGCGGAAGTCAGGGGTGGAGGTTTCATACAATGAGTTTGAGTATGCTCATTTGGATTTCACATTCTCGCATAGGGAGGAGCTTTTGTCCTATGTTATGTCCCGCCTACTTTTAGTGACTGATCCAGGTAAAGGCCGTATCAAGCAGACCACCGTGCGACTCAGGAGGCAGAAGAAAGTTCAGTCAGAGATTGAGGAGAGCATTGAGTGCAGAGCCAAGGAGGAATCTGATGAACTAGCTGGACATTTGGAGTGATGTGGAGCCTGCAGGTTAAGAGTGTGTTGTAAGTTTGTGAATAGGATACTCGTGTCGTCTCTCATATGTTATACACCATGTGGAAGATCAGGGGAGAATAGGTCTCTGTTTCTAGTATCATGTTCATGGGGATCGCTTTTTTTAACCCCTGTAAGTAACAGTAGAGGTATATGCATCGACTCCGTTGAGCATTAGGTGTCCTGCTCTTTTAAGTATCGAGAACGAGGAGAATGGTCAGGAACCGGATGTTTACCTGGCAAATATCCAGTGTTCTTGCGACTTCTTTTGTAGAATGTCACAGCCATTCAAAGGATGTGATGTCAGGCGTGCAAGCGATGGACAGTATGTTTTCTGCATATGTTATGGACAGTATGTTTCAACTAAAACGTTTTTGGTTTGGAACCAATTGTTACTGTTGCATGAGTGTTATTGAGCATGGATAATTAGCATAGAAATGTAATTCTAGTTTCACTGGAATGGAAGAAAGCTTGTTCACTAGAACGTAAAATTGGATCTGGACGCTCCTGAAGACCGGATCTTGTAAAATTAGGGTCTGTGATCCGTTCTTTTGTTTTCTCCAGCCCCCATGAACACTGCGCAGGTTCATCTTTTTCCATGCACATTAagttttaacaataatcaaattcTGAATTTGACATTTTGAGTAGATAGATCATTGGCCTTTTCCATGCACATTAAGTTTTAACAATAATAAAATTCTGAATTTGACATTTTGAGTAGATAGATCATTGCTACCCAATGGGAATATATTTTTTGTTCGATGGTTATATGCTTCACTACCAAAATTTTAGTATGATCTTTCAGTCAATTCTACCTAGCAATCTGTCAGACATATACATGATCATCCGTGCATAAATAAATTGTTTTGAAAAGATGGTACCTTTTGGTGATTCCTGTTCGTCATTGCTGTAGATATAGTAGGCAAACATACACATGACATCACAGATTATGATGCAAATATGCTTGGCATGCTAGTTTTCCGTCCCACAAACAAGTACTGCTATACCCATATAAACTTCATCCCGTCCCCGTTTTTTttttttggtggtggtggtgcgataTTTAACTATTTGTCATCGGTACGGATAATCACCCATGAGATGCTAGTTTTTGAATTTCCATAACAAATTTGTCATCACTGGAGAACGAAAGATGCTACACTTTTGCTACTTTGACTTACCTGGTTCGTCACGTTCGCGCGTCATATTCTTGCTGGTTCGTCACGTTCGCGCGTCATATTGTTGCCAGCGTGGATTACCATACGAAAAGTCTCCTTTAGCCTATACGCAGTGATTATCTCTAAATTTTTTCCCATATATACTACTATATAGTCATGTCAATAAAATTATCTCTATATTCACTCTTCCCGCAACTGTTACCTCTACATATTCTCCTATCTCCCACCCTACATATAAAATACACATTTCATTCCAACTAATTTCAACTACctcttttttttcatttttttgtTTTTTACGTATGGCTGTCAAAACAATGCGTTTAGTAATTTATTTTAATTTCTAGTAATTAGAGTCAACATTTTCGTTAACCAATAATTAAGAAAGGAAAATATTTTTTCCTTTAACTTTGCACGCATGTGACATGGATCCAAATTCGTCCTCTAAGCTTTTAAATACAGGTAAATATCGTCGTATTTTCTCGGAAATAAATTGAAACTATTAATTTGTGAACACATTATAAATTATAATAACATGTTCCGTAGAACCGCCAACCGTACACGGGAAGTCCCTCCGTCGCAAGACTACAACAGCCAGGATCCATGAATCTTCCGTCGCACGACCGTAACCGCCAACCATACATGGGAACACACATGATTGTTCCGTTGCAAGACATGAGCTTCTCGCACAAGCCACCCTCCTCACCTTCCACTGCTATACTCTAGTTCAGACCCATTCGTGCGACATGTCGCCTATGCCTCATGACGATAATTCCGATTCGAGTGATAGTGACGACAACACACTCATGCTTGCCACTCTTATTGCCCTGTCCATCGAGGCTTCCGGTCGTAGGCGCAGGCAAAGTCCGGTATCCCTCGGCGCGTGATCGCCAGGGATCATTCTGCCGGAGAGAACCTTATCTGCCATCACTACATCGGGCCGAACCCCGTGTATCTAGTTCACGTGTTTCATAGAAGGTACAGAACTACATAATTATGTTTCTATGAGTTGCGTTATCGTTCTCTTACCTGGTCCGTCACGTTCACGCGTCATATTCTTGCCAGCGTGGATGACCATACAAAAAGTCTCCCTTAGCCTATCCGCAGCGATCACCTCTAAATTTTTCCCTATATATGCTACTATGCAGCCACGTTAACAAGATTCCTTCCCCTATATTCACTCTTCCCGCAACGGTTACCTCCACATATTCGCCTATCTCCCACCCTACATATAAAATACACATTTCATTCCAACTAACTTCAACTACCTCTTTTTTCATTTCTTTTGTTTTTAACGTATGGATGTCAAAACAATGCGTTTAGCAATTTATTTTTAATTTCTAGTAATTAGAGTCAACATTTTCGTTAACCAATAATTAAGAAAGGAATATATATTTTTCCTTTAACATTGCACACATGTGACATGGATCCAAATTCATCTTCCAAGCTTTTAAATACAGGTAAATATCGTCGTATTTTCTTGGAAATCAATTCAAACTATTAATTTATGAACACATTATAAATTATAATAACATGTTCCGTACAACCGCCAACCGTACACGGGAAGTCCCTCCATCGCAAGACCACAACTGCTAGGATCCATGAATTTTCCGTCGCACGAACACTACCTCCAACCATACACGGGAACACACATGATTCTTCCATTGCAAGACATGAGCTTCTCGCACAAGCCACCCTCCTTCTCACCTTCCactgtgtaaggaaaatggaccccgggccatttggctaattgagttttggtgtttgatgaacaacacaatccgtgaactaataagtttcctagtgtttgtgtttgtagttcacaggatgcgaagagaattggaccaaggcaatgaggatgcaacacctcaaaagaagacataaaaagatgcatagaagtccaagactcaagaacaaagaagcccgaagaaatcagtgaagaaatccaagaaagggctgtcagccagcgccaggtggcgcaccggacatcggtgtccggtgtgcaccggactgtccggtgaggcaccggacagtctgcgcggaGAGGCTGCAGAAAGgcactctctggctgtagcaccggactgtccggtgtgcaccggactgtccggtgtgccaacgggcagaaaggcaacggtcggatccaacggtcgactgctacaggcgccaacggtcggctgacgtggcggcaccggacatctactgttcagtgtccggtggtgcaccggactgtccggtgcacccgacgacagaaagctgctgctttctgtccaacggctagttgggggtgtgggggctataaataccaccccaaccggccattctcatgtgtgagagcccaagcaacattccaatacacatagtgcatatctccaagtgctcaaacacccaagtgcttaatagaatcactcggtgattagcgtaggtgctttgcgaagtgcttaggttagttagaccgctttagcgcttgctctaggtgaatcctagttagttgagtgagtttagataaacctcacaacccctcggctcttgcgcgagccgttgtaattgtaccgagtggggcgagagtcttgcgagaccgtgacaaccgcgtttgtgtcacggccgccaccgtgtaccggagggaacgaggcccgcggcgtttcggccggaagctcgatagtggagacggcggggagcgtccgagaggagccggaagcggagcaccacttgcgcgtggagaaggcccgcggctctctacggagttactcgactgtggtgcttggccctcgcgtgggcttccctttgcgtaggggcaccaacgaggattagtcgggaccttgcgcggttccggatacctcggtaaaaataccggcgtcatccacgagagtttgcttctctacttagctctttacattccgcacttacattaagcatttaagtttcaatcttgttgtcatacttatttagtgtagattgaaacttagcctttatggtagagatagcaacacttagacaaaacctagtttgcacattctagttttgattcttgcataggttttgctctagggatttaattgtggcctagttagtaaaagttttagaagtcctaattcacccccccccctcttaggcgtcacccgtttcctttaattggtatcagagcccggtttggctcatttgaaacattttagcttcaccgctataagagccgacgctttttagaggaagggatggatacccataggccaccacacttcgacggcactaacttcccatattatagtgctagaatggcttgttacctagaggccgttgatctaggtgtttggagagtcactcgtgacgggatgaaacctcccaagaatcccgagaaacccaccacgagtgaggaaaaag
This genomic window contains:
- the LOC100193803 gene encoding uncharacterized protein LOC100193803 codes for the protein MLQEFVDNVIAVTKESVKTFTYESLNNIARFINGMSALLLTLLPGKGNILEGINGWELKPALRGPRLPRWMESGVSSFNEFIHELSVDSDADSIADSVAGDDDHEEFVCPPSPLSQSSRLSHASSFGRHDRRLRRHIRYAVSWILWPLRFFVSLIFILFNAIKFRMVRSTAKGAETPHLSRTGLAKKSFHIRDQFLQRTTDRRRGVFEDLHLAIEIFIESVFDIVHKAAHYILSPSEVWQNLFCWIQGSGHDTSSVVDVLTANVGSDNPVPTERKTVYRHSLNTDSRTCEDVITELGYPFEAIKVVTSDGYVVLLERIPRRDSQKVVLLQHGILDSSMGWVSNGVVGSPAFAAYDQGYDVFLGNLRGLVSREHIDKSISSYKYWKYSVNEHGTKDMPAIIEEIHKIKISELGKSQPQSAEGTGDQNDKLKSLEVQASQEDSIEDQPYKLCAVCHSLGGAVMLMYVVTSRITQKPHRLSRLVLLSPAGFHEDSNVVFSMVEKLILFVGPVLAPLIPGLYIPTRFFRMLLNKLARDFHNYPALGGLVQTLMGYVVGGDSSNWVGVLGLPHYNMDDMPGVSFHVALHLAQIKRAKKFQMYDYGSSAANIEAYGTPEPLDLGAHYGLIDIPVDLVAGQRDRVISPSMVKKHYKLMRKSGVEVSYNEFEYAHLDFTFSHREELLSYVMSRLLLVTDPGKGRIKQTTVRLRRQKKVQSEIEESIECRAKEESDELAGHLE